In Setaria viridis chromosome 5, Setaria_viridis_v4.0, whole genome shotgun sequence, the genomic stretch ccaaataggaagatgaCCTCGTCAACTTCCTACGTGAAAATTGGGACATGTTTGCATGGAAGCCCTCTAACATGTTGGGGATCCTGAGGGAGGTCACCGAGCACGCCCTTGATATCAGGCTGGATGCCCAACCTATCAAACAACGTCTAAGCCGCTTTGAAAACGAGAAGCGAAGGGCCATTGGCAAAGATATTGCTAGGATCCTAGTAGTCGGGTTCGTCAAGGAGGTCTTCCACCCCAAATGGCTGGCCAACCCTAtgctggtgaagaagaagaacggCTCTTGACACATATGTGTGGATTACATGAGCCTGAACAAAGGCATGCCCCAAGGTGCTATATCCCTTGCCCAACATtaatcaagtggtcgactcaaCCACACGATGTGAAGTCCTGTGCTTCCTTGACGCCTACTTCGACTaccaccagatcgcgatgaagGAGTCTGACCAGCTcacgacctctttcatcaccccgtttggcACATACTGCTATGTCATGATGACGTTCGGACTCAAGAACGTGGGCTCCACATAATAAAGGTGCATGCACTGCTGCCTCGAACACCTGGTCGAGAGCACCATGGAGGTATACATCAATGACATCATCATTATGTCCCTCAAGATGAAGCTGCTCATCCCCAACTTGAGGGACACATTTGAGTGCCTTCTTTGCTACAACATGAAGCTCAACCTGGAGAAGTGTGTCTTTGGGGTCCCCAAGGGCAAGCTCCTAGGATTCATCATCTCCGAGcatggcatcgaagccaacctgGAGAAGATCGTGACAATCAAGAACTTGGGGCCAATCACTAATCTCAAGGGTGCCTAGAAGCTGACGTGGTGCTTGGCctccctaagccgcttcatctcgtggCTCAGGGAGCATGGCACGCCCCTGTACAAGCTACTGAAGAAATCCGACCAGTTCTGTTGTAATGAGGAGGTGCAGGAGGCCTTTGACAAACTCAAAGCCTTCCTAGCCTTGCTCCCGACCTTGGCCTGACCGACCTTGAGTGAGCATCTGCTGCTATACATTGCCGAGACCACCcagtggttagcgcggccctcaTCGTGGAGCGGGAAGAGCTCGGCCACGTCCCCAAGGTGCAGAGGCCGGTATACTTCATCAACCAATTGCAAGCTCCTTCACTACTTTGAGAGCCACCTGATCATGGTGGTAACATCGATGCCGCTCGAGGAGATCATCCAGAATCGTGATGCCTTGGGTGGTGTGGCCAAGTGGGCAATAGAGCTCGTGGGCTACCACATTGACTACATCCCGAGGACCATGATTAAGTTGCAGATCCTAGCTGATTTCATCATAGAGTGGACCAAAACCCAGACACCGCCCCTCCCGACCAGTCAAGAGTACTAGATGatatactttgatgggtcatTCATGGTAGTGGGTGTAGATGCTAGAGTGGTGTTTACCTCAACAAAGGAGGACTGTCTCGAGTACacgatccgcctccactttctcGCCACCAACAACGTGCCAgagtacgaggccctcatcCATGGCCTCAAGATCGCCTCCGAGTTGGGCGCCCGTTGCCTCTACATCAGGGGCAACTTGGAGCTAGTCATCGATCAGGTTATGAAGGAGGACTCCTGCCGCGAAGAGGAGATGATTGTCTATAGCAAAGAGGTGTGGAAGCTTCAAGAAAAGTTCGATGGCCTCGAGCTCCACCACATCCTTAGGCATGACAACCTCATCGTTGACTTCCTAGCAAAGCTCACCTCGAGCCTGGAGCACGCCCCACCGGAGGTCTTCGTCAACGATGCCTACGAGCCATCAATCAAGCTCGCCAAGACACCTGACCTCCCACTGGGCTTAGGCGGCCTAGTTCCGACCTTGGAGCCGACTCCGGGGAATAGGCAAGCCCCTACTGACCATAAGGTCCTGATGCTTGAGCCAAACTGGACCACACCATACTTCAACTACCTTTTGTGGGGCACCCTCCCCAATGAGGTCACCGAGGCACGCCACCTCGCCAGACGCGCGAAGGCCTTCGTGGTCATCGGggaggagctctacaagcgcaGTCCATCAGGCATCCtcttgttgggatacaaggtaggctacgctagcgcaaaataaaaattttctaccgtgtaaatcaagaaaactgccgtatatggatcacgagattaccactcgacaaactagtgtggaagatgtagaatcgcgtcggggcagcgaagtcgatcagcgtagtcgatcatgtcgacattgagcagctcctcagtagctcgtcgacgtgcagcaaggtcgtccttgTGCTGCGGCtcatcgttggctcgtcgtggctcgtcggcagctcgtcgtggctcgtcagcagctcgtccaagtgctgcaggtgcaacacctccaaggtatccacacgtgcagggaggaagcatcgcaagctggactgctaggtccgtgagttgcaacagggcgatgGCGTGGGAGACGCGGCGGCTATGCTTCGGctaaaaaggtgtaaaaccctagggcgccccacccctctatttatagaggtttctgacgggcctctgggtcctaagcccattagtacttctaaacctggtccaacttggatcatatccgaattaggcttctagccccttaggTGTGTGAccttatgggttcggatacgtatagacatggcccaagtactcctactcggcccaatagtcggtagcggcctctagcaagatgtgccaactcctatacgcacatgaagatcatatcagacgaaccgtcacaacatcacgtacatgctattccctttgcctcatgatatttgatctagcttcaagccgacctctctttctcgatcttgtgattcggaatccctttgaggttaactcttaaccgtacgtagcatggccatgcatttctggatccgatcactcgaggggcctagagatatcattCTCAATCAGAGATGGGCAAATCCCATCTcaattgaccatgcctcacagcatgcttcctaataaaacccaaaagctacctttttaactaccatattacggtgtagcgtttgatggcccctaagtaagtcaatccacatcttgagtacatgcgacaatctcaagtctaaggacaaagcgtacatgttgtgtaaagaaagaactacttctcgtgttgggtcagtcctagcacatgtctctacatatgcctacattatcagtttgacatctccatgtccatgacttgtgaaacatagtcatcaactaatacatgtactagtctaatattcatgtgtgtcctcacataaactccgactagggacaactttagaataaccatacaagtaaagagtttcacatacaattcacataattgcaaatcaattcaagtagcctttaatggatattcaaggaacacaatataaaatcatggatacaaatggaatatcatcatctctatgattgcctctagggcatacctccaacaatctcccacttgtactagagtcaatctagaaggtatctaatacccatagctcttacttGCGCATCATgtttagcctgcgggagtggttttgtcaacggatcagaaatgttcagatccgtgtgtattttgcatatcttgatctcaccccggttaacgaagtctcgaatgagataaaatcaccgcattacgtgtttgttcttctagtgatTCCTtttgctcctttgcttgcgcaatagccccatcattatcatagtagagattcaatgggttggACGCATTAAGGAACata encodes the following:
- the LOC140222821 gene encoding uncharacterized protein, which produces MVVGVDARVVFTSTKEDCLEYTIRLHFLATNNVPEYEALIHGLKIASELGARCLYIRGNLELVIDQVMKEDSCREEEMIVYSKEVWKLQEKFDGLELHHILRHDNLIVDFLAKLTSSLEHAPPEVFVNDAYEPSIKLAKTPDLPLGLGGLVPTLEPTPGNRQAPTDHKVLMLEPNWTTPYFNYLLWGTLPNEVTEARHLARRAKAFVVIGEELYKRSPSGILLLGYKVPDLCLIK